A DNA window from Drosophila pseudoobscura strain MV-25-SWS-2005 chromosome 2, UCI_Dpse_MV25, whole genome shotgun sequence contains the following coding sequences:
- the Orp8 gene encoding oxysterol-binding protein-related protein 8 isoform X6, which produces MNLLQRIANWASDNRDGNVADKSAADAAKLNRKESYKAQRKNYRKEKKRVASELMNSLQDPAVIVLADWLKVRGTLKSWTKLWCVLKPGLLLIYKSQKTKSSHWVGTVMLTACQVIERPSKKDGFCFKLFHPMEQSIWAPRGPDKETIGAVVQPLPTAYLIFRAPSQAAGKCWMDALELSLRCSALLLRTNSSTAPSNTSYVGEPLLPVSHETQWSEADYEKHFNDHDLDADSQNEAPNAAMSGLESESESDAGEAVQDDTLEPADCVETTYVPFTEEEFGEQGEQVEELAEENKSLIWCIVKQVRPGMDLSKVVLPTFILEPRSFLDKLSDSYYHADLLSKAVQEDDAFTRMKIIVQWYMSSFYKKPKGLKKPYNPILGETFRCYWQHPSGSRTFYIAEQVSHHPPVSAFYVTNREDGFSITCSILAKSKFYGNSTSAVLEGAATMTLLPRGECYTATTPYAHCKGILMGTLSMELGGKINIECENTGYRTELEFKLKPFLGGSESTNVVVGKIKLGKETLATINGHWDRECRIKDAKTGEETLLFKVDADLRAKRLPRYLVPVEAQEPHESQRLWERVSESIAREDQVAATEEKTVLEEKQRAAAKERSSIEAPYVPNLFELDSYGQWIYKYADLRPWDVRNDVRQYECQYKVLTQTRHKSVPIVHGAELMHPLRSSIEPVARSHRQSGAASSKAPKAKNKSLVLAPRDTNSDSSQSPQGVVKRSSSSSIRQINAALDQVNRVLEEHSKQLNDISRRLERMQYAPPAHLRHGAQNMLGGGVALSTVIKSLIYALIGLTFSLILRWLFK; this is translated from the exons ATGAATCTTCTACAAA GAATCGCCAATTGGGCCTCAGATAATCGGGACGGCAATGTGGCAGATAAG TccgctgccgatgccgccAAACTCAATCGAAAGGAGTCCTACAAGGCCCAGCGGAAGAACTACCGCAAAGAGAAGAAACGCGTGGCCAGCGAGCTGATGAATTCCCTGCAGGATCCAGCCGTGATTGTGCTGGCCGACTGGCTGAAGGTCCGCGGCACCCTCAAGTCCTGGACGAAGCTGTGGTGCGTGCTCAAGCCGGGACTGCTGTTGATCTACAAGAGCCAGAAGACCAAGAGCAGTCACTGGGTGGGCACCGTGATGCTGACCGCGTGCCAGGTGATCGAGCGGCCCAGCAAGAAGGATGGCTTCTGCTTCAAGCTCTTCCATCCCATGGAGCAGTCCATCTGGGCGCCTCGCGGACCCGACAAGGAGACAATCG GCGCCGTTGTCCAGCCATTACCAACCGCCTACCTGATCTTTCGAGCGCCCAGCCAGGCGGCTGGTAAATGCTGGATGGATGCCCTGGAACTGTCGCTGCGCTGCTCGGCTCTGTTGCTgcgcaccaacagcagcacagcGCCGTCCAACACCTCCTACGTGGGGGAACCGCTGCTGCCCGTCTCCCACGAGACACAGTGGTCGGAGGCGGACTACGAGAAGCACTTCAACGACCACG ATCTGGACGCGGACAGTCAGAATGAAGCGCCCAACGCCGCCATGTCGGGCCTGGAGTCAGAATCGGAGTCGGATGCGGGCGAGGCCGTACAAGATGATACCCTAGAACCAGCCGACTGCGTGGAGACCACCTATGTGCCCTTCACCGAAGAGGAGTTTGGGGAG CAAGGggagcaggtggaggagttgGCCGAAGAGAACAAGAGCCTCATCTGGTGCATTGTGAAGCAGGTGCGTCCTGGCATGGATCTGAGCAAGGTGGTGCTGCCCACGTTCATCCTGGAGCCACGTTCGTTTCTCGACAAGCTCTCGGACTCGTATTACCACGCAGATTTGCTCTCCAA GGCCGTGCAGGAGGATGATGCATTCACGCGCATGAAGATCATCGTGCAATGGTACATGTCCAGCTTCTACAAGAAACCCAAGGGCCTGAAGAAGCCCTACAATCCGATATTGGGCGAGACGTTCCGCTGCTATTGGCAGCATCCCAGCGGCAGTCGGACATTCTATATTGCCGAGCAGGTCTCGCATCACCCGCCCGTGTCGGCCTTCTACGTGACGAATCGCGAGGATGGCTTCAGCATCACCTGCTCCATCTTGGCGAAATCGAAGTTCTACGGCAATAGCACCTCCGCCGTCCTTGAGGGGGCGGCCACGATGACGCTATTGCCGCGCGGTGAATGCTACACGGCGACCACGCCCTACGCCCACTGCAAAGGCATTCTGATGGGCACGCTGTCCATGGAGCTGGGCGGCAAGATAAACATCGAGTGCGAGAACACCGGTTACAGGACGGAGTTAGAGTTCAAGCTGAAGCCATTCCTCGGCGGCTCAGAGTCCACCAATGTGGTTGTGGGTAAAATCAAGCTGGGCAAGGAGACGCTGGCCACCATCAATGGACACTGGGACAGGGAGTGCCGCATCAAGGACGCCAAGACGGGCGAGGAAACCCTTCTGTTCAAGGTGGATGCCGATCTGCGCGCTAAGCGGCTCCCTCGATACCTGGTCCCCGTCGAGGCGCAGGAGCCGCACGAGTCGCAGCGCCTGTGGGAACGCGTCTCTGAATCCATTGCACGCGAGGATCAGGTGGCTGCCACCGAAGAGAAGACCGTACTGGAGGAGAAGCAGAGGGCCGCCGCCAAGGAGCGTTCGAGCATCGAGGCCCCATACGTGCCCAATCTCTTCGAGCTGGATAGCTACGGCCAGTGGATATACAAGTACGCCGACCTTCGGCCCTGGGACGTCCGGAACGATGTGCGGCAGTACGAGTGCCAGTACAAGGTGCTGACCCAGACGCGCCACAAGTCGGTTCCCATCGTCCACGGGGCCGAACTCATGCATCCCCTGCGGAGCTCCATCGAACCGGTGGCCCGCTCGCACAGACAATCGGGGGCTGCCTCCTCGAAGGCGCCCAAGGCCAAGAACAAGAGCCTGGTTCTGGCGCCGCGAGACACCAACTCGGACTCCAGCCAGTCCCCCCAGGGCGTGGTCAAGCGGAGCTCCTCCAGCTCGATTAGGCA AATTAACGCGGCCCTCGATCAGGTTAACCGGGTGCTGGAGGAGCACTCGAAGCAGCTGAACGACATAAGTCGGCGACTAGAGCGAATGCAGTATGCTCCCCCGGCGCACCTGAGACATGGCGCACAGAACATGCTGGGCGGCGGTGTGGCCCTGTCGACGGTGATCAAGTCGCTGATCTATGCTCTCATTGGGCTGACCTTTAGCCTGATCCTGCGCTGGCTGTTCAAGTAA
- the Orp8 gene encoding oxysterol-binding protein-related protein 8 isoform X5 → MQSPQPAHPSGSGSHTPVNPTSSLSSVTGTAAGSTSTPIRINSAKHSGGGDSLLPSLGLAGGSGTGASTSSHSMPGTPQQSSSVPTGSHLQLQTPSATGGAVTPSGLSMGASNQSLGVSVGAASSVGGISITPPNSAGLRQSTGIANWASDNRDGNVADKSAADAAKLNRKESYKAQRKNYRKEKKRVASELMNSLQDPAVIVLADWLKVRGTLKSWTKLWCVLKPGLLLIYKSQKTKSSHWVGTVMLTACQVIERPSKKDGFCFKLFHPMEQSIWAPRGPDKETIGAVVQPLPTAYLIFRAPSQAAGKCWMDALELSLRCSALLLRTNSSTAPSNTSYVGEPLLPVSHETQWSEADYEKHFNDHDLDADSQNEAPNAAMSGLESESESDAGEAVQDDTLEPADCVETTYVPFTEEEFGEQGEQVEELAEENKSLIWCIVKQVRPGMDLSKVVLPTFILEPRSFLDKLSDSYYHADLLSKAVQEDDAFTRMKIIVQWYMSSFYKKPKGLKKPYNPILGETFRCYWQHPSGSRTFYIAEQVSHHPPVSAFYVTNREDGFSITCSILAKSKFYGNSTSAVLEGAATMTLLPRGECYTATTPYAHCKGILMGTLSMELGGKINIECENTGYRTELEFKLKPFLGGSESTNVVVGKIKLGKETLATINGHWDRECRIKDAKTGEETLLFKVDADLRAKRLPRYLVPVEAQEPHESQRLWERVSESIAREDQVAATEEKTVLEEKQRAAAKERSSIEAPYVPNLFELDSYGQWIYKYADLRPWDVRNDVRQYECQYKVLTQTRHKSVPIVHGAELMHPLRSSIEPVARSHRQSGAASSKAPKAKNKSLVLAPRDTNSDSSQSPQGVVKRSSSSSIRQINAALDQVNRVLEEHSKQLNDISRRLERMQYAPPAHLRHGAQNMLGGGVALSTVIKSLIYALIGLTFSLILRWLFK, encoded by the exons ATGCAGTCGCCCCAGCCAGCGCATCcgagcggcagtggcagtcatACGCCCGTCAATCCCACGTCCAGCCTCTCCTCCGTAACAGGCACAGCAGCTGGCAGCACCAGTACGCCCATCAGGATCAACAGCGCGAAGCACTCTGGCGGCGGCGACTCCTTGCTGCCATCGCTGGGCCTGGCTGGCGGCAGTGGGACGGGTGCATCCACCTCCTCCCACTCGATGCCAGGCACCCCGCAGCAGTCCAGTAGTGTCCCGACGGGCAGccatctgcagctgcagacTCCGAGCGCCACTGGCGGCGCCGTGACGCCATCCGGCCTCTCGATGGGGGCCTCGAATCAATCGCTGGGCGTGAGCGTCGGTGCGGCCAGCAGTGTCGGCGGCATCAGCATTACGCCACCGAACAGTGCTGGTCTCCGTCAGTCGACAG GAATCGCCAATTGGGCCTCAGATAATCGGGACGGCAATGTGGCAGATAAG TccgctgccgatgccgccAAACTCAATCGAAAGGAGTCCTACAAGGCCCAGCGGAAGAACTACCGCAAAGAGAAGAAACGCGTGGCCAGCGAGCTGATGAATTCCCTGCAGGATCCAGCCGTGATTGTGCTGGCCGACTGGCTGAAGGTCCGCGGCACCCTCAAGTCCTGGACGAAGCTGTGGTGCGTGCTCAAGCCGGGACTGCTGTTGATCTACAAGAGCCAGAAGACCAAGAGCAGTCACTGGGTGGGCACCGTGATGCTGACCGCGTGCCAGGTGATCGAGCGGCCCAGCAAGAAGGATGGCTTCTGCTTCAAGCTCTTCCATCCCATGGAGCAGTCCATCTGGGCGCCTCGCGGACCCGACAAGGAGACAATCG GCGCCGTTGTCCAGCCATTACCAACCGCCTACCTGATCTTTCGAGCGCCCAGCCAGGCGGCTGGTAAATGCTGGATGGATGCCCTGGAACTGTCGCTGCGCTGCTCGGCTCTGTTGCTgcgcaccaacagcagcacagcGCCGTCCAACACCTCCTACGTGGGGGAACCGCTGCTGCCCGTCTCCCACGAGACACAGTGGTCGGAGGCGGACTACGAGAAGCACTTCAACGACCACG ATCTGGACGCGGACAGTCAGAATGAAGCGCCCAACGCCGCCATGTCGGGCCTGGAGTCAGAATCGGAGTCGGATGCGGGCGAGGCCGTACAAGATGATACCCTAGAACCAGCCGACTGCGTGGAGACCACCTATGTGCCCTTCACCGAAGAGGAGTTTGGGGAG CAAGGggagcaggtggaggagttgGCCGAAGAGAACAAGAGCCTCATCTGGTGCATTGTGAAGCAGGTGCGTCCTGGCATGGATCTGAGCAAGGTGGTGCTGCCCACGTTCATCCTGGAGCCACGTTCGTTTCTCGACAAGCTCTCGGACTCGTATTACCACGCAGATTTGCTCTCCAA GGCCGTGCAGGAGGATGATGCATTCACGCGCATGAAGATCATCGTGCAATGGTACATGTCCAGCTTCTACAAGAAACCCAAGGGCCTGAAGAAGCCCTACAATCCGATATTGGGCGAGACGTTCCGCTGCTATTGGCAGCATCCCAGCGGCAGTCGGACATTCTATATTGCCGAGCAGGTCTCGCATCACCCGCCCGTGTCGGCCTTCTACGTGACGAATCGCGAGGATGGCTTCAGCATCACCTGCTCCATCTTGGCGAAATCGAAGTTCTACGGCAATAGCACCTCCGCCGTCCTTGAGGGGGCGGCCACGATGACGCTATTGCCGCGCGGTGAATGCTACACGGCGACCACGCCCTACGCCCACTGCAAAGGCATTCTGATGGGCACGCTGTCCATGGAGCTGGGCGGCAAGATAAACATCGAGTGCGAGAACACCGGTTACAGGACGGAGTTAGAGTTCAAGCTGAAGCCATTCCTCGGCGGCTCAGAGTCCACCAATGTGGTTGTGGGTAAAATCAAGCTGGGCAAGGAGACGCTGGCCACCATCAATGGACACTGGGACAGGGAGTGCCGCATCAAGGACGCCAAGACGGGCGAGGAAACCCTTCTGTTCAAGGTGGATGCCGATCTGCGCGCTAAGCGGCTCCCTCGATACCTGGTCCCCGTCGAGGCGCAGGAGCCGCACGAGTCGCAGCGCCTGTGGGAACGCGTCTCTGAATCCATTGCACGCGAGGATCAGGTGGCTGCCACCGAAGAGAAGACCGTACTGGAGGAGAAGCAGAGGGCCGCCGCCAAGGAGCGTTCGAGCATCGAGGCCCCATACGTGCCCAATCTCTTCGAGCTGGATAGCTACGGCCAGTGGATATACAAGTACGCCGACCTTCGGCCCTGGGACGTCCGGAACGATGTGCGGCAGTACGAGTGCCAGTACAAGGTGCTGACCCAGACGCGCCACAAGTCGGTTCCCATCGTCCACGGGGCCGAACTCATGCATCCCCTGCGGAGCTCCATCGAACCGGTGGCCCGCTCGCACAGACAATCGGGGGCTGCCTCCTCGAAGGCGCCCAAGGCCAAGAACAAGAGCCTGGTTCTGGCGCCGCGAGACACCAACTCGGACTCCAGCCAGTCCCCCCAGGGCGTGGTCAAGCGGAGCTCCTCCAGCTCGATTAGGCA AATTAACGCGGCCCTCGATCAGGTTAACCGGGTGCTGGAGGAGCACTCGAAGCAGCTGAACGACATAAGTCGGCGACTAGAGCGAATGCAGTATGCTCCCCCGGCGCACCTGAGACATGGCGCACAGAACATGCTGGGCGGCGGTGTGGCCCTGTCGACGGTGATCAAGTCGCTGATCTATGCTCTCATTGGGCTGACCTTTAGCCTGATCCTGCGCTGGCTGTTCAAGTAA
- the Orp8 gene encoding oxysterol-binding protein-related protein 8 isoform X4, whose amino-acid sequence MNLLQRIANWASDNRDGNVADKSAADAAKLNRKESYKAQRKNYRKEKKRVASELMNSLQDPAVIVLADWLKVRGTLKSWTKLWCVLKPGLLLIYKSQKTKSSHWVGTVMLTACQVIERPSKKDGFCFKLFHPMEQSIWAPRGPDKETIGAVVQPLPTAYLIFRAPSQAAGKCWMDALELSLRCSALLLRTNSSTAPSNTSYVGEPLLPVSHETQWSEADYEKHFNDHGKWGQFLAVPPDMESSRSDTSLPSRAQTPLLQQLYSSAVSNWERTKRLPHFRHHSEQRKSSCSDASSCDYALGTQRKRRLLSPVSKSLSLGGTGALGGSSSSEENEDDYGDTSAGSLAPAPGPDPRPVSAPPECPLQPRFRLNVKDLDADSQNEAPNAAMSGLESESESDAGEAVQDDTLEPADCVETTYVPFTEEEFGEQGEQVEELAEENKSLIWCIVKQVRPGMDLSKVVLPTFILEPRSFLDKLSDSYYHADLLSKAVQEDDAFTRMKIIVQWYMSSFYKKPKGLKKPYNPILGETFRCYWQHPSGSRTFYIAEQVSHHPPVSAFYVTNREDGFSITCSILAKSKFYGNSTSAVLEGAATMTLLPRGECYTATTPYAHCKGILMGTLSMELGGKINIECENTGYRTELEFKLKPFLGGSESTNVVVGKIKLGKETLATINGHWDRECRIKDAKTGEETLLFKVDADLRAKRLPRYLVPVEAQEPHESQRLWERVSESIAREDQVAATEEKTVLEEKQRAAAKERSSIEAPYVPNLFELDSYGQWIYKYADLRPWDVRNDVRQYECQYKVLTQTRHKSVPIVHGAELMHPLRSSIEPVARSHRQSGAASSKAPKAKNKSLVLAPRDTNSDSSQSPQGVVKRSSSSSIRQINAALDQVNRVLEEHSKQLNDISRRLERMQYAPPAHLRHGAQNMLGGGVALSTVIKSLIYALIGLTFSLILRWLFK is encoded by the exons ATGAATCTTCTACAAA GAATCGCCAATTGGGCCTCAGATAATCGGGACGGCAATGTGGCAGATAAG TccgctgccgatgccgccAAACTCAATCGAAAGGAGTCCTACAAGGCCCAGCGGAAGAACTACCGCAAAGAGAAGAAACGCGTGGCCAGCGAGCTGATGAATTCCCTGCAGGATCCAGCCGTGATTGTGCTGGCCGACTGGCTGAAGGTCCGCGGCACCCTCAAGTCCTGGACGAAGCTGTGGTGCGTGCTCAAGCCGGGACTGCTGTTGATCTACAAGAGCCAGAAGACCAAGAGCAGTCACTGGGTGGGCACCGTGATGCTGACCGCGTGCCAGGTGATCGAGCGGCCCAGCAAGAAGGATGGCTTCTGCTTCAAGCTCTTCCATCCCATGGAGCAGTCCATCTGGGCGCCTCGCGGACCCGACAAGGAGACAATCG GCGCCGTTGTCCAGCCATTACCAACCGCCTACCTGATCTTTCGAGCGCCCAGCCAGGCGGCTGGTAAATGCTGGATGGATGCCCTGGAACTGTCGCTGCGCTGCTCGGCTCTGTTGCTgcgcaccaacagcagcacagcGCCGTCCAACACCTCCTACGTGGGGGAACCGCTGCTGCCCGTCTCCCACGAGACACAGTGGTCGGAGGCGGACTACGAGAAGCACTTCAACGACCACGGTAAGTGGGGTCAGTTCCTGGCTGTGCCGCCCGACATGGAGTCCTCGCGCTCCGACACCAGCCTGCCCTCGCGGGCCCAGACTccactgctgcagcagctctacAGCAGCGCCGTCAGCAACTGGGAGCGCACCAAGCGGCTGCCACACTTTCGGCATCATTCGGAGCAACGAAAGAGCTCCTGCAGCGATGCCTCCAGCTGCGACTACGCCTTGGGTACCCAGCGCAAGCGTCGCCTCCTGAGCCCCGTCAGCAAGTCCCTGTCCCTGGGCGGAACAGGGGCCCTgggcggcagcagctccagcgaAGAGAACGAGGATGACTATGGTGACACGAGCGCTGGCAGcctggccccggccccggGCCCTGATCCGCGGCCTGTGAGCGCTCCGCCCGAGTGCCCGTTGCAGCCACGGTTCCGCCTCAACGTGAAGG ATCTGGACGCGGACAGTCAGAATGAAGCGCCCAACGCCGCCATGTCGGGCCTGGAGTCAGAATCGGAGTCGGATGCGGGCGAGGCCGTACAAGATGATACCCTAGAACCAGCCGACTGCGTGGAGACCACCTATGTGCCCTTCACCGAAGAGGAGTTTGGGGAG CAAGGggagcaggtggaggagttgGCCGAAGAGAACAAGAGCCTCATCTGGTGCATTGTGAAGCAGGTGCGTCCTGGCATGGATCTGAGCAAGGTGGTGCTGCCCACGTTCATCCTGGAGCCACGTTCGTTTCTCGACAAGCTCTCGGACTCGTATTACCACGCAGATTTGCTCTCCAA GGCCGTGCAGGAGGATGATGCATTCACGCGCATGAAGATCATCGTGCAATGGTACATGTCCAGCTTCTACAAGAAACCCAAGGGCCTGAAGAAGCCCTACAATCCGATATTGGGCGAGACGTTCCGCTGCTATTGGCAGCATCCCAGCGGCAGTCGGACATTCTATATTGCCGAGCAGGTCTCGCATCACCCGCCCGTGTCGGCCTTCTACGTGACGAATCGCGAGGATGGCTTCAGCATCACCTGCTCCATCTTGGCGAAATCGAAGTTCTACGGCAATAGCACCTCCGCCGTCCTTGAGGGGGCGGCCACGATGACGCTATTGCCGCGCGGTGAATGCTACACGGCGACCACGCCCTACGCCCACTGCAAAGGCATTCTGATGGGCACGCTGTCCATGGAGCTGGGCGGCAAGATAAACATCGAGTGCGAGAACACCGGTTACAGGACGGAGTTAGAGTTCAAGCTGAAGCCATTCCTCGGCGGCTCAGAGTCCACCAATGTGGTTGTGGGTAAAATCAAGCTGGGCAAGGAGACGCTGGCCACCATCAATGGACACTGGGACAGGGAGTGCCGCATCAAGGACGCCAAGACGGGCGAGGAAACCCTTCTGTTCAAGGTGGATGCCGATCTGCGCGCTAAGCGGCTCCCTCGATACCTGGTCCCCGTCGAGGCGCAGGAGCCGCACGAGTCGCAGCGCCTGTGGGAACGCGTCTCTGAATCCATTGCACGCGAGGATCAGGTGGCTGCCACCGAAGAGAAGACCGTACTGGAGGAGAAGCAGAGGGCCGCCGCCAAGGAGCGTTCGAGCATCGAGGCCCCATACGTGCCCAATCTCTTCGAGCTGGATAGCTACGGCCAGTGGATATACAAGTACGCCGACCTTCGGCCCTGGGACGTCCGGAACGATGTGCGGCAGTACGAGTGCCAGTACAAGGTGCTGACCCAGACGCGCCACAAGTCGGTTCCCATCGTCCACGGGGCCGAACTCATGCATCCCCTGCGGAGCTCCATCGAACCGGTGGCCCGCTCGCACAGACAATCGGGGGCTGCCTCCTCGAAGGCGCCCAAGGCCAAGAACAAGAGCCTGGTTCTGGCGCCGCGAGACACCAACTCGGACTCCAGCCAGTCCCCCCAGGGCGTGGTCAAGCGGAGCTCCTCCAGCTCGATTAGGCA AATTAACGCGGCCCTCGATCAGGTTAACCGGGTGCTGGAGGAGCACTCGAAGCAGCTGAACGACATAAGTCGGCGACTAGAGCGAATGCAGTATGCTCCCCCGGCGCACCTGAGACATGGCGCACAGAACATGCTGGGCGGCGGTGTGGCCCTGTCGACGGTGATCAAGTCGCTGATCTATGCTCTCATTGGGCTGACCTTTAGCCTGATCCTGCGCTGGCTGTTCAAGTAA
- the Orp8 gene encoding oxysterol-binding protein-related protein 8 isoform X7 has product MKISQYLNVFHCCYGRKSAADAAKLNRKESYKAQRKNYRKEKKRVASELMNSLQDPAVIVLADWLKVRGTLKSWTKLWCVLKPGLLLIYKSQKTKSSHWVGTVMLTACQVIERPSKKDGFCFKLFHPMEQSIWAPRGPDKETIGAVVQPLPTAYLIFRAPSQAAGKCWMDALELSLRCSALLLRTNSSTAPSNTSYVGEPLLPVSHETQWSEADYEKHFNDHDLDADSQNEAPNAAMSGLESESESDAGEAVQDDTLEPADCVETTYVPFTEEEFGEQGEQVEELAEENKSLIWCIVKQVRPGMDLSKVVLPTFILEPRSFLDKLSDSYYHADLLSKAVQEDDAFTRMKIIVQWYMSSFYKKPKGLKKPYNPILGETFRCYWQHPSGSRTFYIAEQVSHHPPVSAFYVTNREDGFSITCSILAKSKFYGNSTSAVLEGAATMTLLPRGECYTATTPYAHCKGILMGTLSMELGGKINIECENTGYRTELEFKLKPFLGGSESTNVVVGKIKLGKETLATINGHWDRECRIKDAKTGEETLLFKVDADLRAKRLPRYLVPVEAQEPHESQRLWERVSESIAREDQVAATEEKTVLEEKQRAAAKERSSIEAPYVPNLFELDSYGQWIYKYADLRPWDVRNDVRQYECQYKVLTQTRHKSVPIVHGAELMHPLRSSIEPVARSHRQSGAASSKAPKAKNKSLVLAPRDTNSDSSQSPQGVVKRSSSSSIRQINAALDQVNRVLEEHSKQLNDISRRLERMQYAPPAHLRHGAQNMLGGGVALSTVIKSLIYALIGLTFSLILRWLFK; this is encoded by the exons ATGAAAATATCCCAGTATTTGAACGTTTTCCATTGCTGTTATGGGAGAAAG TccgctgccgatgccgccAAACTCAATCGAAAGGAGTCCTACAAGGCCCAGCGGAAGAACTACCGCAAAGAGAAGAAACGCGTGGCCAGCGAGCTGATGAATTCCCTGCAGGATCCAGCCGTGATTGTGCTGGCCGACTGGCTGAAGGTCCGCGGCACCCTCAAGTCCTGGACGAAGCTGTGGTGCGTGCTCAAGCCGGGACTGCTGTTGATCTACAAGAGCCAGAAGACCAAGAGCAGTCACTGGGTGGGCACCGTGATGCTGACCGCGTGCCAGGTGATCGAGCGGCCCAGCAAGAAGGATGGCTTCTGCTTCAAGCTCTTCCATCCCATGGAGCAGTCCATCTGGGCGCCTCGCGGACCCGACAAGGAGACAATCG GCGCCGTTGTCCAGCCATTACCAACCGCCTACCTGATCTTTCGAGCGCCCAGCCAGGCGGCTGGTAAATGCTGGATGGATGCCCTGGAACTGTCGCTGCGCTGCTCGGCTCTGTTGCTgcgcaccaacagcagcacagcGCCGTCCAACACCTCCTACGTGGGGGAACCGCTGCTGCCCGTCTCCCACGAGACACAGTGGTCGGAGGCGGACTACGAGAAGCACTTCAACGACCACG ATCTGGACGCGGACAGTCAGAATGAAGCGCCCAACGCCGCCATGTCGGGCCTGGAGTCAGAATCGGAGTCGGATGCGGGCGAGGCCGTACAAGATGATACCCTAGAACCAGCCGACTGCGTGGAGACCACCTATGTGCCCTTCACCGAAGAGGAGTTTGGGGAG CAAGGggagcaggtggaggagttgGCCGAAGAGAACAAGAGCCTCATCTGGTGCATTGTGAAGCAGGTGCGTCCTGGCATGGATCTGAGCAAGGTGGTGCTGCCCACGTTCATCCTGGAGCCACGTTCGTTTCTCGACAAGCTCTCGGACTCGTATTACCACGCAGATTTGCTCTCCAA GGCCGTGCAGGAGGATGATGCATTCACGCGCATGAAGATCATCGTGCAATGGTACATGTCCAGCTTCTACAAGAAACCCAAGGGCCTGAAGAAGCCCTACAATCCGATATTGGGCGAGACGTTCCGCTGCTATTGGCAGCATCCCAGCGGCAGTCGGACATTCTATATTGCCGAGCAGGTCTCGCATCACCCGCCCGTGTCGGCCTTCTACGTGACGAATCGCGAGGATGGCTTCAGCATCACCTGCTCCATCTTGGCGAAATCGAAGTTCTACGGCAATAGCACCTCCGCCGTCCTTGAGGGGGCGGCCACGATGACGCTATTGCCGCGCGGTGAATGCTACACGGCGACCACGCCCTACGCCCACTGCAAAGGCATTCTGATGGGCACGCTGTCCATGGAGCTGGGCGGCAAGATAAACATCGAGTGCGAGAACACCGGTTACAGGACGGAGTTAGAGTTCAAGCTGAAGCCATTCCTCGGCGGCTCAGAGTCCACCAATGTGGTTGTGGGTAAAATCAAGCTGGGCAAGGAGACGCTGGCCACCATCAATGGACACTGGGACAGGGAGTGCCGCATCAAGGACGCCAAGACGGGCGAGGAAACCCTTCTGTTCAAGGTGGATGCCGATCTGCGCGCTAAGCGGCTCCCTCGATACCTGGTCCCCGTCGAGGCGCAGGAGCCGCACGAGTCGCAGCGCCTGTGGGAACGCGTCTCTGAATCCATTGCACGCGAGGATCAGGTGGCTGCCACCGAAGAGAAGACCGTACTGGAGGAGAAGCAGAGGGCCGCCGCCAAGGAGCGTTCGAGCATCGAGGCCCCATACGTGCCCAATCTCTTCGAGCTGGATAGCTACGGCCAGTGGATATACAAGTACGCCGACCTTCGGCCCTGGGACGTCCGGAACGATGTGCGGCAGTACGAGTGCCAGTACAAGGTGCTGACCCAGACGCGCCACAAGTCGGTTCCCATCGTCCACGGGGCCGAACTCATGCATCCCCTGCGGAGCTCCATCGAACCGGTGGCCCGCTCGCACAGACAATCGGGGGCTGCCTCCTCGAAGGCGCCCAAGGCCAAGAACAAGAGCCTGGTTCTGGCGCCGCGAGACACCAACTCGGACTCCAGCCAGTCCCCCCAGGGCGTGGTCAAGCGGAGCTCCTCCAGCTCGATTAGGCA AATTAACGCGGCCCTCGATCAGGTTAACCGGGTGCTGGAGGAGCACTCGAAGCAGCTGAACGACATAAGTCGGCGACTAGAGCGAATGCAGTATGCTCCCCCGGCGCACCTGAGACATGGCGCACAGAACATGCTGGGCGGCGGTGTGGCCCTGTCGACGGTGATCAAGTCGCTGATCTATGCTCTCATTGGGCTGACCTTTAGCCTGATCCTGCGCTGGCTGTTCAAGTAA